In the Quercus lobata isolate SW786 chromosome 5, ValleyOak3.0 Primary Assembly, whole genome shotgun sequence genome, one interval contains:
- the LOC115992753 gene encoding GDSL esterase/lipase 5-like, translating to MFKPIRFQHHTSLAIEIIAGQNQILSYLRSTSNQEHNCDRVMARLISHMDYFIICVTLALSIPCRVCGTATPFFIFGDSTVDPGNNNYINTIPEYQANYKPYGLNGFFEEPTGRFSDGRVIVDFIAEYAKLPVIPPPFLQPSAEFINGVNFASGGSGILPETNQGQVIDLQTQIKHFEEVQKSLTEKLGEAKANELFSEAVYFISIGSNDYLGGYLGNPKMQEYYAPEGYVGLVIGNLTQAIQVLYEKGGRKFGFLSLSPLGCLPALRALSPKANESVCFKEACALAQAHNSALKFILTSLEHILRGFKYCNSNFYDWLLDRINNPSKYGFKDGVNACCGNGPYGGIFTCGGTKKVTDYQLCDNADDFVWWDSFHPTEKIHEQFGQALWNGPPSSVGPYTLQHLFLSKEELTIADEVDDPDRQNFHY from the exons ATGTTTAAGCCAATAAGATTTCAACACCATACGTCACTTGCCATTGAAATAATCGCTGGCCAAAACCAAATATTAAGTTATTTAAGAAGTACTTCTAATCAGGAGCACAACTGTGACAGAGTCATGGCAAGGCTAATCTCCCACATGGATTACTTCATCATCTGTGTAACTCTAGCTTTGTCAATTCCTTGCAGGGTATGTGGTACTGCTACTCCCTTCTTCATATTTGGAGACTCCACTGTGGATCCTGGAAACAATAATTACATCAACACAATTCCTGAATACCAAGCAAATTACAAGCCTTATGGACTCAATGGCTTCTTTGAAGAACCCACAGGACGCTTCTCTGATGGCCGTGTGATTGTAGATTTCATAG CTGAATATGCTAAGTTGCCAGTTATTCCTCCTCCATTTTTACAACCTTCAGCTGAATTCATCAATGGTGTTAACTTTGCCTCTGGTGGGTCTGGCATTCTTCCAGAAACCAATCAAGGACAG gTGATTGATCTTCAGACACAGATAAAACATTTCGAAGAGGTTCAAAAATCGTTAACAGAAAAGTTAGGAGAAGCAAAAGCAAATGAGCTATTCTCAGAAGCTGTTTACTTCATTAGTATTGGAAGCAATGATTATTTGGGTGGTTATCTAGGTAATCCAAAAATGCAGGAATATTATGCCCCAGAAGGATATGTTGGCCTAGTAATTGGGAACTTGACCCAGGCAATCCAA GTGTTGTATGAGAAAGGAGGTAGAAAATTTGGCTTTCTGAGCTTGTCTCCACTAGGTTGCTTACCAGCCCTGAGAGCTCTAAGCCCCAAGGCCAATGAGAGTGTTTGTTTTAAAGAAGCATGTGCCCTTGCACAAGCACATAATTCTGCTTTAAAATTTATCCTAACAAGCCTTGAACATATATTGAGAGGATTCAAGTACTGCAACTCCAACTTCTATGATTGGCTCCTGGACAGAATAAATAATCCCTCTAAGTATG GTTTTAAGGATGGAGTGAATGCTTGTTGTGGAAACGGACCATATGGGGGCATCTTCACCTGTGGAGGCACAAAAAAGGTCACAGATTACCAATTATGTGACAATGCTGATGACTTTGTATGGTGGGACTCTTTCCATCCTACAGAGAAAATTCATGAGCAATTTGGGCAGGCTCTTTGGAATGGACCCCCTTCATCTGTAGGGCCATACACCCTACAACACCTCTTCCTTAGCAAAGAGGAGCTGACCATTGCTGACGAAGTTGATGACCCAGATAGACAGAACTTTCACTACTAA